Proteins encoded together in one Quercus lobata isolate SW786 chromosome 3, ValleyOak3.0 Primary Assembly, whole genome shotgun sequence window:
- the LOC115979297 gene encoding uncharacterized protein LOC115979297: MKSVQELASQAATRAKAEAAKNITPPKSAYQFDASLRRLSNDRALQARLLKITRFGMKYFVARQRQLSMQRCLINFVQDTASIGDKRVLKEILGMVFVLSHFHFLYSAIIIPNHLNAEMLHHYLVYFVDLHKKNP, from the exons ATGAAGTCAGTGCAAGAGCTTGCTTCTCAAGCAGCTACTCGAGCCAAGGCTGAAGCTGCAAAAAACATCACACCACCAAAGTCAGCTTATCAATTTGACGCTTCTTTGCGGCGACTCTCTAATGACCGTGCTCTACAGGCTCGTTTATTGAAG ATAACAAGATTTGGGATGAAGTATTTTGTAGCGAGGCAACGCCAATTGAGTATGCAGAGATGCTTGATAAATTTCGTTCAAGATACTGCCTCAATCGGTGACAAGCGTGTTCTAAAAGAGATCTTAGGGATGGTCTTTGTGctatcacattttcattttttgtactCAGCCATCATAATCCCAAATCACTTAAATGCTGAAATGCTCCACCACTATTTGGTCTACTTTGTGGACCTTCATAAAAAGAATCCATGA